The sequence GAGGTGACGACGTACCGCTCGGAGGCCTACGACGCCGACTCCCGCAAGCCGGCCGTCGCGTACGGCGACACCCTCGCCGGCGACCTCGGCCGCCGCGACTTCACGGTCAACGCGATGGCGGTGCGGGTCCCCGGCCGCGACCTGGACGACCCCTTCGACGGGGTGATGGACCTGGCGCACAAGGTGCTGCGCACGCCCGGCACCCCGGAGGCGTCGTTCTCCGACGACCCGCTGCGGATGCTGCGCGCGGCGCGCTTCGCCGCCCAGCTCGGGTTCAGCGTCGACGAGGACGTCGTCCGCGCGATGCGGGAGATGGCCGAGCGGATCGACATCGTCTCCGCCGAGCGGATCCGTGACGAGCTGGTGAAGCTGATCTGCGCGCCGTACCCCCGGCTCGGGCTGACACTGCTGGTCGAGACCGGTCTCGCCGTCCGGGTGCTGCCCGAGCTGCCGGCGCTGCAGCTCGAGCGCGACGAGCACCACCGCCACAAGGACGTCTACGAGCACTCGCTGATCGTGCTGGACCAGGCGATCGAGCAGGAGGACCGGCTCGGTGGCACGGACTTCACGGTGCGGTTCGCGGCGCTGATGCACGACGTGGGCAAGCCGGCCACCCGGCGGTTCCAGGACGACGGGTCGGTGACCTTCCACCACCACGACGTCGTCGGCGCGAAGCTGACCCGCAAGCGGATGAAGGCGCTGCGGTTCTCCAAGGAGGAGACCGAGGCGGTCTCCAAGCTGGTCGAGCTGCACCTGCGATTCCACGGCTACGGCTCCGGGGAGTGGACCGACTCCGCCGTACGCCGCTACGTGCGCGACGCCGGCGACCAGCTGGTGCGGCTGCACGTGCTCACCCGCGCCGACTGCACGACCCGCAACAAGCGCAAGGCGGCGCGGCTGCGGCGTACCTATGACGACCTCGAGGAGCGCATCGAGCGGCTCAGCGAGGAGGAGGAGCTCGCCGCGATCCGGCCCGACCTCGACGGCAACCAGATCATGGAGATCCTCGGCATCGCGCCGGGCCGCGTGGTGGGCGAGGCCTACCAGTACCTGCTGGACCGGCGGCTCGACGAGGGGCCGATGACCGAGGCGGAGGCGACCGTGGTCCTCAAGGACTGGTGGGCGTCTCGGGAGGCGGAGTAGGCGTCGTACGCGGCGGAACGCGTTCTAGGCTGCCGGCATGACCGAAGCTCCCGAACTGACCGCGACGACGACCATCAACGCCAGCCCCGCCCAGGTGTGGGCGCGCGTCACCGACCTGCCCCGCATGGCGCAGTGGAGCGACCAGGTCGTCAAGACCAAGGTCCTCGGCGGCGAGGTGAAGCAGGGCGCCCGCTTCCTCAACCTCAACCACCAGGGCTGGAAGCACTGGCCCACCAACGGCAAGGTGGTCCGCTTCGAGCCGCAGCGCGACTTCGCGTTCCGCATCACCGAGAACCGCACCATCTGGTCCTTCCAGCTCGAGGACGCCGGCGACGGCACCACCACCGTCACCCACCGCCGCGAGACCCCCGACGGCGTCTCCGGCCTCTCCCGCGGTCTCACCAAGGTCGTCCTCGGCGGCGTCCAGGGCTTCACCGACGAGCTCCGCGCCGGCATGCAGGACACGCTGGCGAACCTGAAGGCCGACGTCGAGAAGTGACCCCAAGGATCCCCGGTCAACCGGGGATTCTGGTACTTCCATGGGATTGCAACCCCATGGAAGTGAGGGGATCCCCGGTTGACCGGGGATCCCTCAGCCCCCCAGCTCCCGCAGCGCGTCCCCGGTGAGGCGGTACGTCGTCCACTCGCTCAGGGGGCGGGCGCCGAGGGACTCGTAGAACGCGATCGAGGGGGCGTTCCAGTCCAGGACGACCCACTCCAGGCGGCCGTAGCCGTGCTCGACGCACTCGCGGGCGAGTGTGGCGAGCAGCGCCTTGCCCAGGCCGGAGCCCCGCTGGGCGGGTCGGACGTAGAGGTCCTCGAGGTAGACGCCGTGGACGCCCTCCCAGGTGGAGAAGTTGCGGAACCACAGGGCGAGGCCCACGACCTCGCCGTCGATCTCGGCGGCGTGGCAGAAGACCGACGGCGCCTCGCCGAAGAGGGCGGTGTGGAGCTGCTCCTCGGTGAGGTGGCAGGACTCGGGCTCGCGCTCGTAGTCGGCGAGCTCGTGGACGAGGCCGACGAGGGCGGGTACGTCGTCCGGTCGCGCGCGCCGGATCCGGGGGTCGCTCATGGGGCCATTCAAGTCCATCCCCGGGGCCCGCCGCTCGGCCGTCCGCGTCAGCCCCCGGTCAACCCTGGGTCAGCCCTCGGTCAGCCCTGGGCGCCGATGCGGTCCAGGTAGGAGCGGCGGGCGGTGTCGTCGACCTTGGTGATGGCAGCGTCGTCGCCGAACAGGCGGCGCAGTCGCCGCATCACGGACTCGGGCACCAGCGCGGCGCCGGTGGTGGCGGCGCCGACGTAGGACGGCACGGCGGTCTCGGCACGCCGGTGGCCGATCGAGGCCACCACGGCGGCGGCGATGTCCTCCGGCTCGACGTCGGGCAGCAGGCCGTAGTCGATGCCGGAGGAGAGTTCGGTGCGCACGGCGCTGGGCAGCACCGCGGATACCGAGACGCCGGTGTCCTCCAGCTCGAGCCGCGTCGCGGCGGTGAGCCCGACGACGGCGTACTTGCTGGCGTTGTAGACGGCGAGGCCCTTGAGGGGGAACTTGCCGGCGAGGGAGGCGACGTTGACCACGTGGCCCCGGCCGCGCTCGACCATGCCGGGCAGCACCAGCCGCATCCCGTGGATCACGCCGTGGACGTTGACGTCCATCGTCAGCCGGTCCGTGCGTCCGTCCTGCTCGAGGAAGGCCCCGTTGGGCATGACGCCGGCGTTGTTGACCAGCACGTCGACCGGACGGTCGTGGTGCTCCTCGACGGCGGCGAGGAACGCGGCGAAGGAGTCCTCGTCGGTGACGTCGAGCCGGTGCCCGCTGGCGCGGGGCCCGAGGTCGGCAGCGGCGTCGCGGGCCAACGCCTCGTCGAGGTCGCCCAGCGCGACGTGGGCGCCCCGCTCGACGAGCGCGCGGGCCGTCGCGAGGCCGATGCCGCGGGCGGCGCCGGTGACGGCGACGAGCGCCCCGTCGGTGTCGATGGTGGGGTAGCGGCTCATGCGGTGACCTCCGCGGTCTCGTGGGTGGTGACGAGGTACTCGTCAGGCTGGAACCGGCTGACGCGGCGGACGAGCTCGCCGGTCGACCACGGCCAGCTGAAGCTGTTCCGGCCGTTGGCGTCGATGTAGTAGCTGTGGCACTCGGCGGCGTTGTACGCCGTCGACCCGAGCGCGTCCTGCACCTGCGCGACGTACGCCGCCTGGACCTCGGGGCGGACCGCGAGCGCGGACCATCCCTCGCGGCGGGCGGTGGTGATCGCGTCGACGATGAGCGCGACCTGCGCCTCGGCGATGGTGAACGCCGAGGTGTGGCCGGTGCCCAGGCTCGGCCCCAGCACGACGAAGGCGTTGGGGAACCCGGCGACGACGGTGCCGAGGTGGGCCTCGGGGGAGCCGTCCCAGTGCTCGGCGAGCGTGCGGCCGTCCGCGCCGCGGACCCGGTCGGCGACGGGCATGTCGAGGATGTGGAACCCGGTGCCGAGGATGATGGCGTCGACCTCGGCGCTGCTGCCGTCGCTGCCCACGACCGTCGCTCCCTCGACCCGGTCCACGCCGGTCGGGTGCACCGTCACGTTCGGCCGCGTCAGCGCCGGGAGGTAGTGGTTGGAGAACAGGATGCGCTTGCAGCCCAGCAGGTAGGTGGGCGTGAGCGCGGCCCGCAGCTGCGCGTCGCGTACGACGGCACGCAGGTGGGCGCGCCCGACCTTCTCCAGGGCGTGCATCAGGGGCCGCGGGTGGTGGAACGCGGTGCCGACCAGCTCCATCGCGGCGTACTCGACGGCGCCGATGGCGCGCGCGACCAGCGGGGCGCGGCGCTTGAGCCACCGCTCGGCGCGGGGCACCGCGTGGTCCAGCTTGGGCAGCACCCAGTGGGCCGTGCGCTGGAAGAGGTGGAGGTCGGCGACCTCGGGCTGGATCTCGGGGACGAACTGGACCGCCGAGGCGCCGGTGCCGATCACGGCGACGCGGCGTCCGGTCAGGTCGACGTCGTGGCGCCACCGCGCCGAGTGCCACACCTCGCCCGGGAAGTCGGCGAGCCCGGGGAGGTCGGGGATCTTGGGCTCGTTCCAGGGACCGGCCGCGGCGACGAGGAAGCGGGCGGTGAGTTCGCCCGCGCTGGTCCGCAGCACCCAGTGGTCGCGGTCCCATGACGCGTCGAGCAGCTCGACGCCGAACCGGGTGACCTCGTCGAGGCCGTGGTCGCGGGCGACCCCGTCGACGTAGGCGAGGATCTCGGGCTGGGTGCCGTAGACCCGCGACCAATCGCTGTTGGGGGCGAACGAGAAGGAGTAGAGGTCCGAGGGGACGTCGCAGGCGCACCCGGGGTAGGTGTTGGCGCGCCAGGTGCCGCCGTAGGTGTCGGCCTTCTCCAGCACGACCACGTCGCTGATGCCGGCCTCGCGCAGCCTGATGGTGGCGGCGATGCCGGAGATGCCGGCGCCGACCACGACGACCTCGTGGTGCTCGGCCCGGGGGGCGCTCATGCGCTCGCTCCCCGGTCGGCTGCGACGACGGCGGTGGCCACCCGGGCCGGCACGGCGCGCCGCGCGGCCTCCAGCGTGGCCGCCCGACGGGCGGGGTCCATGAAGTTGGGACCCATCGCCGCGAGCTCCTCCGCGCCCGGCTCGATGCGGACCACCCGGATGCCCGCGGCGCGCAGCGCCGCCACCTCGCGGTCCAGCCCGGCGGTCATCCGGCGCCGCAGGACCCGCTCGACGCGGTCCGCGCCGGTTGCCGGCACGCCGCCCTCGGTGGTCATCGGCGCGACGACCACGACCTCGTCGACCGGTGCGTCCGCGAGCAGGTCGGCGGAGACCGAGGCGACCGCACCCCCGTCGAGGTAGCGGCGCCCGGCAACCTCGACCGGCGGGAACCAGCCCGGGATCGCCCAGGACGCCGCGAGCGCCTCGCCCAGGACGGCGCGGGGCGCGCCCGGCGCGCCGAACGGCACCTGCTCGCCGGTCGTGGCGTCGGCCGCCACCAGCCAGGTCGCCGGGTGGTCGACCCACGGTGCGCCGTCGGTCAGCGCGGCGGCGTAGTCCCGGAGGAAGGTGGCATCGCCCCGGCCGCGCGGCAGCAGGGCCGCCCCGGCGGCGTACGACGACCGCCCGGCACGGGTGGCACGGGCCAGTCCCAGCCCGGGCAGCGACGGCGCGGGGACCGGCGGGAAGCGTCCCGGGGCGCGGGCGAGGTGGCGGCTGAGCACGGGGTCGGCGCCGGGCCGCCGCTCCAGCGCGTCGAGCAGGTCCTGCGGCGTGCGGCCGGCGCCGATGGCCGCGACGGCCTCGGAACCGGCCGAGGTGCCGAGCAGGACCGCGGCGGTCCGCGGGTCCCAGTCCAGCTCCTCCTCCAGGGCGCGGAGCGCGACCGCGGTCCAGGCGAAGCCGAGGGTGCCGCCACAGCCGATGGCGAGGGCGCGTCGTCGAGTCATGCTCGGATACTAACGGTATCCGGATCCCATTGGTACCCCAGTTGGTAGGTTGGTCGCGTGACACGGATGACACGGCGGGAGACGCACGCGCAGACGCGCGACCGGCTCGTCGAGACCGCGCACCGGCTCTTCCTGTCCGAGGGCTACAACGCCACCTCGCTGGACAAGGTCGCCGCGGCCGCGGGCTACTCCAAGGGCGCGGTGTACTCCAACTTCGCCACCAAGCACGAGCTTGGCCTCGCCGTCATCGACGTCG comes from Nocardioides panacisoli and encodes:
- a CDS encoding GNAT family N-acetyltransferase, translating into MSDPRIRRARPDDVPALVGLVHELADYEREPESCHLTEEQLHTALFGEAPSVFCHAAEIDGEVVGLALWFRNFSTWEGVHGVYLEDLYVRPAQRGSGLGKALLATLARECVEHGYGRLEWVVLDWNAPSIAFYESLGARPLSEWTTYRLTGDALRELGG
- a CDS encoding SDR family oxidoreductase; translation: MSRYPTIDTDGALVAVTGAARGIGLATARALVERGAHVALGDLDEALARDAAADLGPRASGHRLDVTDEDSFAAFLAAVEEHHDRPVDVLVNNAGVMPNGAFLEQDGRTDRLTMDVNVHGVIHGMRLVLPGMVERGRGHVVNVASLAGKFPLKGLAVYNASKYAVVGLTAATRLELEDTGVSVSAVLPSAVRTELSSGIDYGLLPDVEPEDIAAAVVASIGHRRAETAVPSYVGAATTGAALVPESVMRRLRRLFGDDAAITKVDDTARRSYLDRIGAQG
- a CDS encoding SRPBCC family protein, which encodes MTEAPELTATTTINASPAQVWARVTDLPRMAQWSDQVVKTKVLGGEVKQGARFLNLNHQGWKHWPTNGKVVRFEPQRDFAFRITENRTIWSFQLEDAGDGTTTVTHRRETPDGVSGLSRGLTKVVLGGVQGFTDELRAGMQDTLANLKADVEK
- a CDS encoding CCA tRNA nucleotidyltransferase; protein product: MLGVPRAVECAPVPSASTDPGSTAEPLRLVDVQQAVAAELDRIAPVIDDLGERFAEAGHELALVGGPVRDAMLGRRSNDLDFATSALPEQTERILRAWGEAWWDMGRDFGTIGCRKGPWVVEVTTYRSEAYDADSRKPAVAYGDTLAGDLGRRDFTVNAMAVRVPGRDLDDPFDGVMDLAHKVLRTPGTPEASFSDDPLRMLRAARFAAQLGFSVDEDVVRAMREMAERIDIVSAERIRDELVKLICAPYPRLGLTLLVETGLAVRVLPELPALQLERDEHHRHKDVYEHSLIVLDQAIEQEDRLGGTDFTVRFAALMHDVGKPATRRFQDDGSVTFHHHDVVGAKLTRKRMKALRFSKEETEAVSKLVELHLRFHGYGSGEWTDSAVRRYVRDAGDQLVRLHVLTRADCTTRNKRKAARLRRTYDDLEERIERLSEEEELAAIRPDLDGNQIMEILGIAPGRVVGEAYQYLLDRRLDEGPMTEAEATVVLKDWWASREAE
- a CDS encoding flavin-containing monooxygenase, which translates into the protein MSAPRAEHHEVVVVGAGISGIAATIRLREAGISDVVVLEKADTYGGTWRANTYPGCACDVPSDLYSFSFAPNSDWSRVYGTQPEILAYVDGVARDHGLDEVTRFGVELLDASWDRDHWVLRTSAGELTARFLVAAAGPWNEPKIPDLPGLADFPGEVWHSARWRHDVDLTGRRVAVIGTGASAVQFVPEIQPEVADLHLFQRTAHWVLPKLDHAVPRAERWLKRRAPLVARAIGAVEYAAMELVGTAFHHPRPLMHALEKVGRAHLRAVVRDAQLRAALTPTYLLGCKRILFSNHYLPALTRPNVTVHPTGVDRVEGATVVGSDGSSAEVDAIILGTGFHILDMPVADRVRGADGRTLAEHWDGSPEAHLGTVVAGFPNAFVVLGPSLGTGHTSAFTIAEAQVALIVDAITTARREGWSALAVRPEVQAAYVAQVQDALGSTAYNAAECHSYYIDANGRNSFSWPWSTGELVRRVSRFQPDEYLVTTHETAEVTA
- a CDS encoding patatin-like phospholipase family protein; this encodes MTRRRALAIGCGGTLGFAWTAVALRALEEELDWDPRTAAVLLGTSAGSEAVAAIGAGRTPQDLLDALERRPGADPVLSRHLARAPGRFPPVPAPSLPGLGLARATRAGRSSYAAGAALLPRGRGDATFLRDYAAALTDGAPWVDHPATWLVAADATTGEQVPFGAPGAPRAVLGEALAASWAIPGWFPPVEVAGRRYLDGGAVASVSADLLADAPVDEVVVVAPMTTEGGVPATGADRVERVLRRRMTAGLDREVAALRAAGIRVVRIEPGAEELAAMGPNFMDPARRAATLEAARRAVPARVATAVVAADRGASA